The Hippoglossus hippoglossus isolate fHipHip1 chromosome 16, fHipHip1.pri, whole genome shotgun sequence genomic sequence TAACTctgattattttactttttaattgcTATATTAACTGTTATTATAACAATATTCTTTAAACGTAATCATTCAATTTCCTCATTCAATATTAATCCATACATGAATGTGTTAATCTTACTAGCACTCagtattaatattttacataataTGATGATTGCATATAATAAATTGTGAATAATCCCTAATCTTAATCATTTAGCTGTGCACAAGCATTCCAAAGTAATTATGCACATCTCTCTGTTCTGCAGTGCAAACAAATGATGCACCAAATAACTGAAACAAGCTGTTTATCCACCCGGAGCCGAATGTAAATACACTTCATCAGGACTgctgttgttaaaaaaaaaggattgtAAATAGGAACCTAACGGCGCGATGTCTGAGCGTCTGAGATACGAACATATCTCAATTCTCCTGTCCCCTTAATGTCCTTGCCTCTCACTCTCTGTAGATATGGAGTCTGCAATTAAGACGTTGGTGACCACTTTCATCAGTTCTTCCAAGGGTAAGGACAACCTAGACGGCAAATCCTTCCAGAAGATGGTGAGTTCACAGCTCGGCTCCATCATGGAGGTAAGGACCTacgtagttttttttcttgcacacTTTTTGAAGAAAATTATCCAAGAATGTATTTTCCTACGCAATAATTCCTgttcgtgtgtgtctgttttgttcaGGACACAGGCAGCCACTCTGCCGTCAAGGAGATGCAGCGGGGCCTGGACGCAAACAACGATGGGAAGGTCAGCTTCCAGGAGTACCTCACGCTGATTGGCTACGTGGCCAACAGCCTCAGTCAGAGCAAGAGTGGATCCCCCACGGATGCATCGTAGACGCTTGTGAAGCCGCTGCGCTTGATGGATTTGCCAATGATCCGCCTTttgctctctcttttctgcACCTTTTTAAGTATCTTTTCTCCATTTGAATGTTACAGCAACCATCCAGTGTACTTGTTCACAGTCCGCAATCATCTTAACCCACCTAAATCTAACAGTTGTGTAACGCTCTGACCTTGAATGTCTGTCCAAGTTTATTTCTTCAGTCACATCATACTGGTCTCCTCTGTCAAGGACACATTGAAGGACTCTGAGCTGGGCGTGTATTTTTCATGCCATTTACACAAAGGATACCGaccatatttcccaaaataaaagctttataATAAAACCACGTTGTGTGTACGTTTTCATTAGCATTTCATCAATGAGCAACCTATTCCTGTTCGCTGTTGTCTTCCATTGTAATGCCGCAGGGAAACCAAACACAAACGCTGTGTGCGTGCAGTGGTTTTCCTGACATGGCTTGACAATGACCCACCGGCACCGCTGATACCTGATGATACCTGCTGCTTCCGTAGCTGCCAGCAACACTTGCTAAATTTTGCCGTGACAGTCAAACTCAGCAGCTTTTAGATGCACCAGCTAATGCAACCGGATCCCGACAGTATACGCTTCCCATTGTGTGCCATCTTCCACTCTGCAACACTATACATATAGACATATGGTGCATTCAAGTGTGCACACAACACTGTGCTCCCCCACTCACAGACACAATGCACTGCAGCAACAAGAGGATGCTCTTATACAGTCGATGGCAGATTCCAACATGCATTTGAAGACATCTCGCAGCGACAGTGCTTCTGCATTAAATTtgatcatgtttgttttataatgaCAACCAGAGATCATTCAATCAAGTGAACATGATTATGTGTGTTCAtgccattcattttcttttcatgcccTCTGGTTTTCACTGTATCCATTATATCGCTTTAAGTCTGATGGATGAATGACAGGAATTGTTTGCTTGTCTAAATGCGTTTGTGTTCAGAAGTTACGTGTGTTGAGCGCgcatgttgcatgttttaaGGTATTTGAGAAagtgcgcctgtgtgtgtgtgtgtgtcaccttgAATGAACATGGTTGCCTTTGTGTGTTAGTCTTTGTATTAGGATTTTTCTGCATGGCTGCCATGTGTGATGGCTCCATTCAAAGCCGCAACACTACTCCTTCGGATACTGTATCAGGCATGACCCGCCCATCCTCCTGTAAACATCTCACCCTGGCACTCACATACCCTCTCTGCTGATTAAAATCAGACACATTGGGAGAGCTGTCAATGTTGTTCATCTTTGTCTCGGATCAGTATTTATTTAGGCACTCCCTTCGAGCTGTTCCTCTGTTGGACACGAAGTAATAAAAGTGGTTGCACAACAGCATAGCAGGATAATCCGCTATCACAATAGCAAGCTGTAAAGTAAGTGATATGTCATTGTCACTGCACTACAGCTCAATGTGCACCTGGTTCAGTGAGATTAAATCAACAAAGTATGAAGTTAGAGACTAATTCTTTCTGTCTGAACTGGTTCTTTACACCCAGTAGCTGCTGAGAGAGGTACCTTCCACGCAAGGGAACCTTTGAGAATAAGAAGAGCTGGTTTTCTGTTGGCGACAAAGTTTGTGGTGTGTCTTGTGGTCAAATTAAGGCCACATCAATTTACCTAATGTCTATAGTTACAGTACCATTAGTGCCATGTGTCAATATGGCTCTTGACATGTTCGATTGGGGGGTTGGGAAGGAGCGGAAGGTGGGTCTTACCTGTGAGGTGTCTGATGGGTaaatggagaaggaggagaggggggggtgggaaggagcagaggagtgtCAGGTGGTAGGAGGGAGacgggaggaagggagaggtgGGATGGGTGGAGTGAGGGGTGTATTTAAGACGTTGTCCCCCTCATGCTCCTCATCATCGCCTTCACCTTCTCTCACTGCACCTGACCCGCTGGCcagcactcgtcctcctcctgtcagGTAAGAGACTCGGATCGAAGGATGCAGAGAACAGATTTCAACGCAGAACGTTTGTCAATGCATTCCTGAATTTGTGACTTATTTTAACTTAGAGTTAACATAGAGTTTTAACGGTGCCACCGGTGCAAGATGTTTAGCGTGTAGGTGGACTGCGTGTTAGAAGTCCTCGTGCAAATTGACGACAAAGACAGGAACTTCTGGAACATTAAATAATCGTGTTATCTGGACGACGGCAAGAAAAAAGcttatcaaaaaaaaaacttggtgCATGAGGGTAGACTGAGGTAAGAAGTGACTGACGGTTAGGTACAGTCGTGACAGCTCAGAGGTGATGTAGGTGCAGGAAAGTAAGGGACTCACACCTGTCTCCGGTGCGTGTTTTCTATCATCGGGCGGAGCTAAAGTAAAAGCCGGATCAGGTTGCTCCTGTGTGTCCTGGTTACATCTCCTCCACTGGTTCAACTGCTTTACCAGCTTAGAGTTTCACTCTTATCAGCTGGCTCACATGTCCGGCCGCTGACTCCCAGAGGTCCTCTTCTCTGGGACAAAGCAGCAAAACAGATGGAGGATCGGTTTATCTGTGGCACAATCTTATCAGGACCAGTGGCAGGGAGGAAACACTCCTGATGAGTAGAAATGTTAGAGCAAACTTGACTCCGGGGCTGTGCAGGGAACTCTGACTCTGCCAAATACCTCATCTGTCACTCGATAGATATGCTTAGACACCATCTGTTTGTGGCtgcttgtttttcctcatgCCTTATCTATCTGTCACTCAGTCTGGCTCGAGAGTCTAAGAGAGAAAAATTGTGCGTGCATGCATTTGTGTATGTCAAAAAGCATTAAATCTGTATTGGTTCGCAGCAGACTTGTCCTCCATGCTTGAGAGAGCAGATTTTGCACCGACGTGGAGCGCTCACGCCGTCTCCTcatcccttctttctctcctctgtctctccagaATGTCTTTGCCCAAATCAGAGAACGCCTCCAGCCTGGAGAACGCCATGCAGCTCATGATCCAGACCTTCCATAAGTACTCTGGAAACGAGGGGGACAAATATACGCTGAGCAAGACTGAGCTCAAAGAGATGCTTACCACAGAGCTCGGCAACTACCTGGGGGTAAGGAGCATGCAAGTGCAAGCGTAAGAATACAAAATGCTCACACAAGTTTCATAGATACAGcctgatttgtgttttatacCCTCACCCCTGCAGAATGCCCAGGATAAGGAGGCAGTGGACAAGGTTATGGGAGACCTGGATTCCAACAACGACGGAGAGGTCGACTTCACCGAGTTCATCATACTGGTCGGAGCCCTCACCGTAGCCTGCAACGACTTCTTCCTGGACTTCAATGacaaggaagagaagaagaagtgaacgGCCTCGGCACGAAGACGCCCATTCTGCTAACCTGCAAGGTCCAGGGAGGAAACAGTTTgg encodes the following:
- the si:ch211-105c13.3 gene encoding protein S100-A16, which codes for MESAIKTLVTTFISSSKGKDNLDGKSFQKMVSSQLGSIMEDTGSHSAVKEMQRGLDANNDGKVSFQEYLTLIGYVANSLSQSKSGSPTDAS
- the s100t gene encoding S100 calcium binding protein T, producing the protein MGGVRGVFKTLSPSCSSSSPSPSLTAPDPLASTRPPPVRMSLPKSENASSLENAMQLMIQTFHKYSGNEGDKYTLSKTELKEMLTTELGNYLGNAQDKEAVDKVMGDLDSNNDGEVDFTEFIILVGALTVACNDFFLDFNDKEEKKK